The Formosa sp. Hel1_33_131 genome window below encodes:
- a CDS encoding penicillin-binding protein: MQSTEKSIMNKLYFTSGAMFIFALLVVYKLVTIQFVEGERYRSLADDRTIKDVTIPANRGNVYSVGGSLLATSVPKYDIRIDLVAPTNKNYEAFIEPLCDSLANFNNTSSAEYKRKLRLARENKNRYFLLARNLDYSQYLQFRDFPLLNLGAFKGGLIVEQTTKRDYPLGAIAQRLIGYERFDDQGNVTRVGIDGAFGEKYLRGEDGQRRKQKIGKGQWKPIEDYNQVEPQDGYDIYTTIDVNIQDIAHHALLEQLEKYKADHGTVVVMETKTGEIRAISNLGRNKEGLYYERLNYAVGESHEPGSTFKLMALAVALEDKVIDTTTMVDTKKGVLTFYGKKVKDSKKGGYGNISVAKAFEVSSNTGIVKMIHNAYKKNPEKFVDGLYRMNLQDSLGLPLTGEGKSIIPDPRIKNGRWSGIALQWMAYGYGVSFTPLQTLTFYNAIANDGVMVRPKFLREIKEIETSIETFNTEVINPRICSEETVLKLQQLLKNVVEKEHGTGHGLYSDKFSMAGKTGTCQKDYANKDQLNYISSFSGYFPADDPKYSCIVVIHEPDKSVGYYGADVSGPVFKKIAQKIFTDAPVIDEVEDVNQKSETVETNYDTYYAVAQKYKTIMPNLKGMAAMDAIAILENMGLKVQTVGNGTVSKQSIKSGQKIKPQSTITLVLS, translated from the coding sequence ATGCAATCAACTGAAAAGTCTATAATGAACAAACTGTACTTCACTAGTGGAGCTATGTTCATTTTTGCGCTTTTAGTAGTGTATAAATTAGTCACCATTCAGTTTGTGGAAGGGGAGCGGTACCGCAGTCTTGCGGATGACCGAACCATTAAAGATGTGACCATTCCTGCAAATCGTGGAAATGTATATTCTGTAGGAGGAAGCTTGTTGGCGACGTCCGTGCCTAAGTATGATATTCGTATTGATTTGGTAGCGCCAACCAATAAAAATTACGAAGCGTTTATAGAACCCTTATGTGATTCGTTGGCAAATTTCAATAATACATCGTCAGCGGAATATAAGCGTAAATTGCGTTTAGCACGCGAAAATAAAAACCGTTATTTTCTGTTAGCGAGAAACTTAGATTACTCTCAGTATTTACAATTCAGAGATTTCCCACTGTTGAATTTAGGTGCTTTCAAAGGCGGACTTATTGTGGAGCAAACCACTAAGCGCGATTATCCATTGGGAGCCATTGCACAACGATTGATCGGATATGAGCGTTTTGATGACCAAGGCAATGTGACACGTGTTGGGATTGATGGTGCATTTGGCGAAAAATATTTAAGAGGAGAAGACGGTCAGAGGCGCAAACAAAAAATTGGCAAAGGGCAGTGGAAACCCATTGAAGATTACAATCAGGTGGAACCACAAGATGGGTACGATATCTATACAACCATTGATGTCAACATTCAAGATATAGCCCACCATGCACTTTTGGAGCAATTGGAAAAATACAAAGCCGATCATGGAACTGTGGTGGTGATGGAAACGAAAACAGGCGAGATACGTGCCATTTCTAATTTGGGTCGAAATAAAGAAGGTCTCTATTATGAGCGTCTCAACTATGCAGTGGGTGAATCGCATGAGCCGGGCTCAACGTTTAAACTCATGGCCTTGGCAGTCGCTTTAGAAGACAAAGTGATTGATACCACGACTATGGTGGATACTAAAAAAGGCGTATTGACTTTTTATGGTAAAAAAGTAAAAGACTCTAAAAAAGGAGGGTATGGAAACATCTCCGTCGCCAAAGCTTTTGAGGTGTCTTCTAATACAGGAATCGTTAAAATGATTCACAACGCGTACAAGAAAAATCCCGAAAAATTTGTGGATGGATTGTACAGAATGAATCTGCAAGATTCTTTAGGGCTTCCGCTTACGGGAGAAGGCAAATCAATCATTCCAGATCCAAGAATTAAAAATGGTCGTTGGAGTGGTATTGCGCTGCAATGGATGGCGTATGGCTACGGCGTCTCTTTTACCCCGCTTCAAACCTTAACGTTTTACAATGCCATTGCAAATGATGGTGTCATGGTGCGTCCAAAATTTTTACGTGAAATTAAAGAGATTGAGACTTCAATAGAAACTTTCAACACCGAGGTTATCAATCCTCGAATTTGTTCAGAAGAAACCGTTTTAAAGCTACAGCAGCTGCTTAAAAATGTGGTAGAAAAAGAGCATGGGACAGGGCACGGCTTGTACTCAGACAAATTTTCGATGGCGGGCAAAACAGGCACCTGTCAAAAGGATTATGCAAACAAAGATCAATTAAACTATATTTCATCTTTTTCAGGATATTTCCCTGCAGATGATCCAAAATACTCTTGCATTGTTGTGATTCATGAACCCGATAAAAGTGTGGGCTATTATGGAGCCGATGTGTCGGGGCCCGTATTCAAAAAAATCGCACAAAAAATATTCACAGATGCCCCTGTGATTGATGAGGTGGAGGATGTCAATCAAAAGTCAGAGACGGTTGAAACCAATTATGACACCTATTATGCCGTAGCGCAAAAGTATAAAACGATCATGCCTAATTTAAAAGGGATGGCGGCTATGGATGCGATTGCTATTTTAGAAAACATGGGTCTTAAGGTGCAAACGGTAGGCAACGGGACTGTTTCAAAGCAATCGATAAAAAGTGGTCAAAAAATTAAACCCCAATCTACAATAACCCTCGTTTTATCATGA
- a CDS encoding FtsL-like putative cell division protein, producing MKNRMYNILKGTFLVSDGAFKNWRLIFFFLALALIMIASSHNADSKVYKIARLNEQVKAYRSTYVETRAQLMELKMESVIRKRLSDQGIKPSSNPPFKIIIKSKTN from the coding sequence ATGAAAAACAGGATGTATAATATTTTAAAAGGAACCTTTCTCGTAAGTGATGGCGCTTTTAAAAATTGGCGTCTGATTTTCTTTTTTTTAGCCCTTGCACTTATAATGATTGCAAGTTCTCATAACGCAGACAGCAAAGTTTACAAAATAGCAAGACTCAATGAACAGGTGAAAGCCTACCGTTCTACGTATGTGGAAACCCGTGCGCAATTGATGGAGCTTAAAATGGAATCGGTGATACGAAAACGCTTGTCAGATCAAGGAATCAAGCCGTCGTCCAATCCTCCTTTTAAAATTATCATTAAATCTAAAACGAACTAA
- the rsmH gene encoding 16S rRNA (cytosine(1402)-N(4))-methyltransferase RsmH has protein sequence MEYHNPVLLSETVEGLNIKEDGVYVDVTFGGGGHSRKILESLGSKGRLIAFDQDKDALLNTIDDSRFLLVNENFRYVKRFLRFHGIKSVDGILADFGVSSHQFDEADRGFSIRFDAQLDMRMNQQDVLSAYSLVNTYEEEDLKRVFWQYGELRTSPALAKTIVAARTEKAIETTFELKAVLSKHLPHGRENKILAQIYQAIRIEVNQEIEVLKEFLLQTPELLNDGGRLSVISYHSLEDRLVKRFIRSGLFEGEPEKDVFGNFEVPLKKVGGLIVPDAKEIKLNNRARSAKLRIAEKLNSKQD, from the coding sequence ATGGAGTATCATAACCCCGTATTACTCAGCGAAACCGTTGAGGGTTTAAATATTAAAGAAGACGGTGTCTATGTAGATGTGACATTTGGAGGTGGAGGTCACAGCAGAAAAATACTCGAATCTTTAGGTTCTAAAGGAAGGCTCATCGCCTTCGATCAGGACAAAGACGCTCTTTTAAATACCATTGATGATTCTCGATTTTTATTAGTCAATGAGAATTTCAGATATGTGAAACGCTTTTTGAGATTTCACGGCATTAAATCGGTTGATGGAATTTTAGCTGATTTTGGAGTTTCCTCACATCAATTTGATGAGGCCGACAGAGGATTTTCAATCCGATTTGACGCTCAATTAGATATGCGGATGAATCAACAAGATGTGCTTTCGGCCTATTCGTTGGTGAATACCTACGAGGAAGAAGATTTAAAACGTGTGTTTTGGCAGTACGGAGAATTAAGAACGTCACCGGCCTTGGCAAAAACCATTGTTGCAGCAAGAACAGAAAAAGCAATTGAAACCACTTTTGAGTTGAAAGCTGTTTTAAGTAAACACTTGCCTCACGGAAGAGAAAATAAAATTTTAGCACAGATATACCAAGCGATTCGGATTGAAGTGAACCAGGAGATTGAGGTTCTAAAAGAGTTTTTATTGCAAACACCTGAGTTGTTGAATGATGGTGGACGGTTGAGTGTTATCTCTTATCATTCGTTAGAAGACCGTTTGGTAAAACGATTTATAAGAAGTGGTTTGTTTGAAGGAGAACCTGAAAAAGATGTTTTTGGAAATTTTGAAGTCCCCCTTAAAAAAGTAGGCGGTTTGATTGTTCCAGATGCCAAAGAAATAAAACTAAATAACAGAGCACGCAGTGCTAAATTAAGAATCGCTGAAAAGTTAAATTCAAAACAAGACTGA
- the mraZ gene encoding division/cell wall cluster transcriptional repressor MraZ gives MNTLIGTYECKVDAKGRLMLPVAFKKQLASVTEKGFVLKRAVFQPCLELYPMQEWESMMQNVNKLNRFKKKNNDFIRRFTAGVKSIDLDVSGRLLIPKDLVGFAGITKEIVVTSAVNIIEIWDKDKYEKAIDDAADDFADLAEDVMGQDDADGVS, from the coding sequence TTGAACACATTAATTGGAACATACGAATGTAAGGTAGATGCAAAAGGAAGGCTTATGCTGCCTGTTGCGTTTAAAAAGCAGCTTGCTTCCGTCACGGAAAAAGGGTTTGTGTTAAAGCGTGCTGTTTTTCAGCCGTGTTTGGAGTTGTATCCAATGCAGGAGTGGGAGTCCATGATGCAAAACGTTAATAAACTCAATCGATTCAAAAAGAAAAACAATGATTTCATCAGACGGTTCACGGCTGGAGTGAAATCAATAGATTTAGATGTGTCGGGACGATTATTAATCCCAAAAGACCTTGTAGGTTTTGCGGGGATCACTAAAGAAATCGTCGTGACTTCGGCAGTGAATATTATAGAAATTTGGGATAAAGATAAATACGAAAAAGCCATTGATGATGCTGCAGATGATTTTGCAGATTTAGCTGAAGATGTAATGGGACAAGACGATGCAGATGGAGTATCATAA
- a CDS encoding alpha/beta fold hydrolase yields MNYSLKQEGKFNYVEIGEGRPIIILHGLMGGLSNFDGVAEFFSKNGYMVVLPELPLYSLSLLKTNVKSFSNYLNDFIEFKGYKDVILIGNSLGGHVGLYYTKLYPTEVKALIITGSSGLYESAMGGGYTKRSDYEVMKAKAQEVFYDPAVATKTIVDEVYETVNDRSKLIKILAIAKSAIRHNMAKDLPKITTPTCIVWGKNDIVTPPNVAEEFDKLLPDSDLFWIDKCGHASMMEHPDRFNEIVFAWLTKRGI; encoded by the coding sequence ATGAATTATAGTTTAAAACAAGAGGGGAAGTTCAACTATGTTGAAATCGGTGAAGGACGGCCAATTATAATTCTTCACGGATTGATGGGTGGCTTGAGTAATTTTGACGGCGTTGCTGAATTTTTCAGTAAAAACGGCTACATGGTTGTACTGCCTGAACTCCCTTTATACTCTTTGTCTTTACTTAAAACGAATGTTAAAAGTTTTTCAAACTACCTGAATGACTTTATCGAGTTTAAAGGCTATAAAGATGTCATCCTAATTGGAAATTCGTTGGGAGGTCATGTAGGATTGTATTACACAAAACTATATCCTACAGAAGTAAAAGCACTTATAATCACGGGAAGCTCTGGACTCTACGAAAGCGCTATGGGTGGTGGATACACAAAACGTAGCGACTACGAAGTCATGAAAGCGAAAGCACAAGAAGTGTTTTATGATCCTGCAGTGGCCACCAAAACAATCGTTGATGAAGTTTATGAAACTGTAAATGACCGTAGCAAACTCATCAAAATACTAGCAATTGCTAAGAGTGCCATACGCCACAACATGGCTAAAGATCTACCTAAAATCACAACTCCAACGTGTATAGTATGGGGTAAAAATGATATTGTAACTCCTCCAAATGTTGCTGAAGAGTTTGATAAATTACTTCCTGATTCAGATTTGTTTTGGATCGATAAATGTGGACATGCTTCTATGATGGAACACCCCGACCGATTTAATGAGATCGTGTTTGCATGGCTCACCAAAAGAGGGATCTAA
- the yihA gene encoding ribosome biogenesis GTP-binding protein YihA/YsxC codes for MQIKTAEFVISNQMVEKCPTNNLPEYAFIGRSNVGKSSLINMLTNQKNLAKTSGRPGKTQLINHFIINKEWFLVDLPGYGYARVSKSAKKTFQKFITAYFRDRKQLISAFVLVDIRHKPQPVDLAFMQWLGEHSVPFSIVFTKADKLRPKAIEDHIDTYKNILLETWEELPNYFITSSTNYAGKDALLNYINTINEDLNNSTDRLPFQ; via the coding sequence ATGCAAATTAAAACTGCTGAGTTTGTGATAAGCAACCAAATGGTTGAGAAATGCCCCACAAACAACCTCCCAGAATACGCTTTTATTGGACGCAGTAACGTTGGCAAGTCATCGCTTATAAACATGCTTACCAATCAAAAAAACTTAGCAAAAACCTCTGGACGCCCTGGAAAAACACAACTGATTAATCATTTCATAATTAATAAAGAATGGTTTTTGGTAGATTTACCTGGGTATGGGTATGCACGTGTTTCGAAGTCTGCTAAAAAAACATTTCAAAAATTTATTACGGCTTATTTTAGAGACCGTAAACAACTGATTTCAGCATTTGTTTTGGTTGACATACGCCACAAACCTCAACCCGTAGATTTAGCATTTATGCAGTGGCTAGGAGAACACAGCGTCCCATTTTCAATTGTATTTACGAAAGCGGACAAACTACGCCCTAAAGCGATTGAAGACCACATTGACACTTATAAAAACATTCTTTTAGAAACTTGGGAAGAGCTCCCTAATTACTTCATCACCTCTTCCACAAATTACGCTGGAAAAGATGCGCTGTTAAACTACATCAACACGATTAACGAAGACCTCAATAATTCTACGGATAGATTGCCTTTTCAATAA
- the pafA gene encoding alkaline phosphatase PafA translates to MKFSKFIFLLLFLGVFSCKNNSDNSISSNSGEIASQPKLVVGVVVDQMRFDYLNRFKNKYTSNGFLRLINQGYSCNNHHFNFIPTYTGPGHASIFTGATPSVHGIIGNSWYDKEKNATVYCTTDLDYVPVGATTKYGQVSPRNMKVTTLADQNRLFTQMKGKTIGVSIKDRGAVFPSGHTANGAYWFEGLNEGKWMTSTYYMDALPQWVIDFNAPSKIANYVKTWNTLYDINLYGESGPDASDYEQGFKGKLTPEFPYDLNALMEYNGGFDIIKSTPFGNTMITDFAMSAIEAENLGTDDYTDFLTVSYSSTDYIGHNFGVNSVELQDTYLRLDLELERLLNYLDAKVGAGNYTVFLTSDHGAADVPSFLTDIHIPSGYVPQNSFASLYTNLQKKYGVSDLVKKISNNQVFLNQERITALKLDLEAVQKFVVNEIIGYPHIKKAYTATMMQTRYFKEGVEKMLQNGYNQKLSGDVLYTLESGVISYGPKGTTHGSGFNYDTHVPLLFYGNGIQPGKTYERTSVTDISPTISALLGIAFPSGATGAVIEKAIYP, encoded by the coding sequence ATGAAGTTTTCAAAATTTATTTTCCTGTTATTGTTTTTAGGTGTCTTTTCTTGTAAAAATAATTCTGATAATTCAATATCCAGTAATTCTGGTGAAATAGCATCGCAGCCAAAATTGGTGGTGGGTGTTGTGGTCGATCAAATGCGTTTTGATTATTTAAACCGTTTCAAAAATAAATATACCTCCAATGGGTTTTTAAGATTGATCAATCAAGGGTATAGTTGTAATAACCATCATTTCAATTTCATTCCAACTTATACAGGCCCAGGCCATGCTTCCATTTTTACAGGGGCCACTCCAAGTGTGCATGGAATCATTGGAAATAGTTGGTACGATAAAGAGAAAAATGCGACCGTCTATTGTACAACCGATCTAGATTATGTGCCTGTTGGTGCTACTACCAAATACGGGCAAGTGTCTCCCCGTAATATGAAAGTAACAACCCTTGCCGATCAGAATAGGTTGTTCACTCAAATGAAAGGAAAAACAATCGGCGTCTCTATCAAAGACCGTGGAGCTGTATTTCCTTCAGGACATACTGCCAATGGAGCCTATTGGTTTGAAGGTTTAAATGAAGGCAAGTGGATGACAAGCACCTATTATATGGATGCACTTCCACAGTGGGTTATAGACTTTAATGCACCTTCTAAAATAGCCAACTATGTAAAGACATGGAATACGCTTTATGACATTAATCTTTATGGAGAAAGTGGTCCCGATGCTTCAGATTATGAGCAAGGCTTTAAAGGGAAATTAACTCCTGAGTTTCCGTATGATTTAAATGCATTGATGGAATACAATGGCGGCTTTGATATTATTAAAAGCACCCCTTTTGGAAACACAATGATTACCGATTTTGCAATGTCTGCTATTGAAGCGGAAAACTTAGGAACTGACGATTATACTGATTTTTTAACGGTAAGTTATTCCTCTACAGATTATATTGGACATAATTTTGGAGTCAATTCGGTAGAGCTTCAAGACACCTATTTGCGTTTAGATTTAGAACTTGAACGTTTGCTCAACTATTTAGATGCTAAGGTTGGGGCTGGAAACTATACTGTATTTTTAACCTCCGATCACGGGGCTGCAGACGTGCCTTCTTTTCTGACCGATATACATATTCCTAGTGGCTATGTGCCTCAAAATAGTTTTGCGTCCTTATACACGAATCTTCAAAAGAAATATGGCGTTTCCGACCTAGTTAAGAAAATCAGTAACAATCAAGTGTTTTTAAATCAGGAACGCATTACTGCACTGAAACTCGATTTAGAAGCTGTGCAAAAATTTGTTGTCAATGAAATTATCGGTTACCCACATATTAAGAAGGCTTATACCGCCACTATGATGCAAACGCGTTATTTTAAAGAGGGTGTCGAAAAGATGCTTCAGAATGGCTATAACCAAAAACTTTCTGGAGATGTCCTATATACTCTTGAATCGGGGGTAATTTCTTATGGACCAAAAGGAACGACACACGGGTCTGGATTTAACTATGACACCCATGTACCCTTATTGTTTTATGGCAACGGAATTCAGCCCGGCAAAACCTATGAACGTACGAGTGTGACCGATATTTCTCCAACGATCTCGGCGCTTTTAGGAATAGCTTTTCCAAGCGGTGCTACAGGAGCTGTTATTGAAAAGGCAATCTATCCGTAG
- a CDS encoding MlaE family ABC transporter permease, protein MNYLHNIGSYFLMIGEMFRKPTKWSVMKQLILKDVEDLIVGSIGIVAFISFFVGGVVTIQTALNIDNPLIPKYLVGFATRQSVILEFAPTFISVIMAGKMGSFITSSIGTMRVTEQIDALEVMGINSVNYLVFPKVIALLLYPFVISIAMFLGIIGGMAACVYGGFSSFEDYVTGVQMDFIPFHMAYAFIKTFVFAFLLATIPSFHGYYMKGGALEVGKASTTAFVWTSVSIILLNYILTQMLLS, encoded by the coding sequence ATGAACTACCTCCACAATATTGGGTCTTATTTTTTAATGATTGGCGAAATGTTTCGCAAGCCGACCAAATGGTCTGTTATGAAACAATTGATCCTTAAGGATGTCGAAGATTTAATTGTCGGCTCTATTGGTATTGTGGCCTTTATATCGTTTTTTGTTGGCGGAGTTGTCACCATACAAACGGCACTTAACATTGACAACCCATTGATTCCAAAATACCTTGTCGGTTTTGCAACACGACAATCTGTTATTTTAGAATTTGCTCCCACCTTTATCTCTGTTATTATGGCGGGGAAAATGGGCTCCTTTATCACTTCTAGCATCGGAACCATGCGTGTTACCGAACAAATCGATGCCTTAGAAGTGATGGGAATCAACTCTGTGAATTACTTAGTCTTTCCAAAAGTTATTGCGCTACTACTCTATCCTTTTGTGATTTCGATCGCTATGTTTTTAGGAATTATTGGCGGAATGGCTGCCTGCGTTTATGGCGGGTTCTCAAGTTTTGAAGATTATGTGACTGGAGTTCAAATGGATTTCATTCCTTTTCATATGGCGTATGCTTTTATCAAAACATTTGTATTTGCCTTTTTACTCGCTACCATCCCATCATTTCATGGCTATTATATGAAAGGTGGCGCACTTGAGGTAGGCAAAGCAAGTACCACGGCTTTTGTTTGGACAAGCGTGTCCATCATACTCTTAAATTATATTTTAACTCAAATGTTACTAAGCTAA
- a CDS encoding ABC transporter ATP-binding protein codes for MIEVKNLHKSFGDTKVLKGISTIFESGKTNLIIGQSGSGKTVLLKCLLGLFDYEKGSIAYDEKLFLSLSDNEKRTLRSQIGMVFQGGALFDSLTIAENVMFPLRMFTKQSRSEMEDRVNSALKRVNLDDAHTKMPSEASGGMQKRVAIARAIVNNPRYLFCDEPNSGLDPKTAIVIDNLIQEITHENNIVTVINTHDMNSVMEIGQNILFLKDGLKSWEGSKDTIFKTDNEVVTDFVYSSNLFKKVRKMYLEDH; via the coding sequence ATGATTGAAGTCAAAAATCTACATAAATCATTTGGAGACACTAAAGTCTTAAAAGGGATTTCTACCATCTTTGAATCAGGAAAAACCAATCTCATCATTGGACAAAGTGGTTCTGGAAAAACGGTTTTATTAAAGTGTTTGCTTGGGCTTTTTGATTATGAAAAAGGCAGTATTGCATATGATGAAAAATTATTTTTAAGTCTTTCCGATAATGAAAAAAGAACACTGCGTTCACAAATAGGTATGGTCTTTCAAGGTGGAGCATTGTTTGACTCGCTAACAATTGCTGAGAACGTTATGTTTCCTTTGAGAATGTTTACAAAACAATCGCGAAGCGAGATGGAAGACCGTGTAAATTCTGCTTTGAAACGCGTAAACTTGGACGATGCACACACCAAAATGCCCAGTGAAGCTTCTGGTGGAATGCAAAAACGGGTGGCAATCGCAAGAGCCATTGTAAACAATCCTAGATATTTGTTTTGTGACGAGCCAAACTCTGGCTTAGACCCTAAGACAGCCATTGTCATTGACAATCTGATTCAAGAAATTACACACGAAAATAATATTGTAACAGTAATCAATACGCATGACATGAATTCGGTCATGGAAATTGGTCAAAACATTCTATTTTTAAAAGACGGACTTAAATCTTGGGAAGGCAGTAAAGACACCATTTTTAAGACGGATAACGAGGTTGTAACAGATTTTGTGTACTCTTCTAACTTATTCAAAAAAGTCCGTAAAATGTACTTAGAAGATCACTAG
- a CDS encoding DUF389 domain-containing protein, which translates to MDNNLNQELEDAKTEQSKKAVKEDAKGLWASLKIFIIELLDFRHDTDREATVAAIKADIPFKGATAWILICSIFVASVGLNANSTAVVIGAMLISPLMGPILGIGMSIAIHDIDTLRKSLINFATMVVLSLLTAFLFFYLFPLSQDNSELLGRVKPDIRDVLIAFFGGLALIIARTKKGTVASVIFGVAIATALMPPLCTAGYGLSQGNFDYFFGAMYLFAINTIFIALATFIVLKILRFPMLRYVNSQRRKNIVRITSILALAAMLPAGWTFVEVLRETRYQADYTSYLETEITSNNNLWLQREKIDMDEKIITLNFNGEITEATKSDLINELKGYEYLQDFSLTINGNKNRSVDKILELYDRAIDKIEKRDSIIAARELHIDSLKLVLSSHKSEMDSNVFLNLSKDAKIQFSDLESFGYAKMLASSNFRNTDTITLVKTQWNSVLSDSLVMLRKQALKTWIEQELNVEDVEVISN; encoded by the coding sequence ATGGACAACAATCTAAATCAAGAGTTAGAAGACGCTAAAACCGAGCAATCGAAAAAAGCGGTTAAAGAGGATGCCAAAGGACTTTGGGCATCGTTGAAAATATTCATTATTGAACTCTTAGATTTTAGACATGACACAGATCGTGAGGCCACAGTAGCGGCGATTAAAGCTGATATTCCTTTTAAAGGAGCAACAGCTTGGATTCTGATTTGTTCCATCTTTGTGGCGTCCGTTGGGTTGAATGCAAATTCGACCGCCGTGGTGATTGGAGCGATGTTAATTTCTCCCCTTATGGGCCCCATTCTTGGAATTGGAATGTCCATTGCCATTCATGATATAGACACCCTCAGAAAATCCTTGATTAATTTTGCGACCATGGTCGTTTTGAGTTTGTTAACCGCCTTTTTATTCTTTTACCTTTTTCCTTTAAGTCAAGATAATTCTGAATTATTGGGGCGTGTCAAACCCGACATTAGAGATGTGCTTATTGCATTTTTTGGTGGGCTTGCGCTCATCATTGCAAGAACCAAAAAGGGGACAGTTGCCTCTGTAATTTTTGGTGTGGCAATTGCCACCGCCCTAATGCCGCCTCTGTGTACAGCGGGGTATGGCTTGTCTCAAGGAAATTTTGATTACTTTTTTGGAGCCATGTATTTGTTTGCAATCAATACGATTTTCATTGCCCTAGCCACATTTATTGTTTTAAAAATTCTACGCTTTCCGATGTTGAGATATGTCAACTCTCAACGTCGAAAAAACATTGTTCGGATCACATCTATTCTTGCCTTAGCAGCGATGCTTCCTGCAGGTTGGACGTTTGTTGAGGTTCTAAGAGAAACACGCTATCAAGCGGATTATACATCCTATTTAGAAACTGAAATCACTTCGAATAACAACCTTTGGCTTCAACGCGAGAAAATAGATATGGATGAAAAAATAATCACGCTGAATTTTAATGGTGAAATTACAGAGGCTACTAAATCAGATTTGATAAATGAGTTGAAAGGTTATGAGTATCTTCAAGATTTTAGTTTGACCATCAACGGTAACAAAAATAGAAGTGTAGATAAAATTTTGGAGCTCTACGACAGGGCGATTGATAAAATCGAAAAACGAGACAGTATCATTGCTGCGCGTGAACTCCACATTGACAGTCTGAAACTCGTACTCAGTTCTCATAAAAGTGAAATGGATTCGAATGTGTTTTTAAACCTTTCTAAAGATGCGAAGATTCAGTTTTCTGATTTAGAATCTTTTGGCTATGCAAAAATGTTGGCGTCCTCAAACTTTAGGAATACAGATACGATTACGCTGGTAAAAACACAATGGAATTCTGTCTTATCAGACAGTCTAGTGATGCTCAGAAAACAAGCTTTAAAAACGTGGATTGAACAAGAGCTTAATGTTGAAGATGTTGAGGTAATTAGTAACTAA